From Arcticibacter tournemirensis, one genomic window encodes:
- a CDS encoding helix-turn-helix domain-containing protein: MKDEMSNHRFSSLSRLHKALDIPAPMHPLVSVINNASGTIPLGKLPSPHILSFYKISYKMNFQGKFKYGQHYYDFDEGGMFFVSPNQITGGHAPLSDQSGYTLLFHPDFLLGYELARKIKGYGFFSYSIHEALHLSEKEKTTIIAVFQNIEEELKDRIDSFSQDVVISQIELLLNYANRFYSRQFITRKAVSSDLLEKLEEMLHAYFQSSHAQKQGLPTVQFLSEQLNVSTSYLGDMLRSLTGQNAQQHIHNHLIEKAKEKLSASPASISEIAYELGFEHPQSFSKLFKLKTSVSPLDFRRSFNKA, from the coding sequence TCTTTATCAAGGTTGCATAAGGCGCTGGACATTCCGGCGCCGATGCACCCATTGGTAAGTGTGATCAATAACGCATCAGGAACCATTCCGCTCGGAAAACTTCCCAGTCCCCACATATTGAGTTTTTACAAGATCTCCTATAAGATGAACTTCCAGGGAAAGTTCAAGTATGGACAACATTACTACGATTTCGACGAGGGGGGGATGTTTTTTGTTTCGCCTAATCAGATCACGGGAGGCCATGCGCCACTCAGTGATCAATCTGGTTATACGTTACTTTTCCACCCGGATTTTTTACTTGGCTATGAACTCGCCAGGAAGATCAAAGGATATGGATTTTTTTCCTATTCTATCCATGAAGCGCTGCACTTATCGGAAAAAGAAAAAACCACCATTATTGCTGTTTTTCAAAACATTGAAGAAGAATTAAAAGACAGAATCGACAGTTTCAGCCAGGACGTCGTTATTTCTCAGATTGAATTGCTGCTGAATTATGCCAACCGGTTCTATAGCCGGCAATTCATTACCCGCAAGGCGGTAAGCAGCGATCTGCTTGAAAAGCTGGAAGAAATGTTGCACGCCTACTTCCAGTCGTCGCACGCACAAAAGCAGGGGCTTCCAACGGTCCAATTTCTATCAGAGCAATTAAATGTCAGTACCAGTTATTTAGGTGACATGCTGCGATCTCTTACGGGGCAAAATGCGCAACAGCACATTCATAACCACCTGATCGAAAAAGCAAAAGAAAAGTTATCGGCAAGCCCGGCTTCGATAAGCGAGATAGCCTATGAATTAGGGTTCGAACACCCGCAGTCCTTTAGTAAGCTGTTCAAACTCAAAACCAGTGTGTCGCCCCTGGATTTCAGGCGTTCTTTTAATAAAGCATAA
- a CDS encoding alpha/beta fold hydrolase, with protein sequence MLLLRSLQFIFLVISVLHFMGRGAQAQSKTLNGVTIDGQTGLPLPYVSIGIKNKPIGTVSDSIGQYSLSHAGTDIDNKDSIFFSAVGYRSVKMDWNSFIAKEKIVKFYQSPQMLEVVNVKAKPGQIKTYGRSNASIIFFPAMYKSIPKYSDEKGREQATILKIDQDVFLRRLSFKINRRTFRKIKFRMNIYSVKAGLPDQSILHKDVVFDVNGTTETRAPRSESIDLRPYHIHIKGQKEIAVSLAILNLEPLPGDSTQATFFIPSFPGPLRSSLYRIKAEAPWQKVSKSYLLVELEASSIKNSKDDTPGNLPDTDAEIIGNTPSLKGLLYGNNQGKRIRVDEGEIYYESYGKGSPLFLLHGNNERINSFREQIEPLSRHFKVIALDTRGQGNSTNNSASPYTYEQFAQDLSVVMDSLSIKKASLLGWSDGGNTALIFALNHPENVEKMVLMGANLFPGPEAIEEDVIEDFKNRRDSLMKLPDPESQNQMRLADLVLKEPHIDDTALQRIAAPVLVVAGEFDVVKKQHTMLIHSLIKNSRLEIIPGGDHYAPLKDPKVFNKIVLDCLVPGNSLE encoded by the coding sequence ATGCTCTTACTTAGATCCCTTCAGTTTATTTTCCTTGTTATTTCTGTGCTGCACTTTATGGGCAGAGGTGCTCAAGCCCAATCCAAAACGCTAAATGGAGTAACCATTGATGGCCAGACTGGTTTGCCACTGCCCTATGTAAGCATAGGAATTAAGAATAAACCCATAGGCACAGTTTCTGATTCTATAGGTCAATATTCACTTTCCCACGCCGGGACAGACATTGATAACAAAGATTCCATTTTCTTTTCAGCTGTTGGCTATCGAAGCGTGAAAATGGACTGGAACAGTTTTATAGCAAAAGAAAAGATCGTCAAGTTTTATCAATCACCACAAATGCTTGAAGTTGTAAACGTCAAAGCAAAGCCTGGGCAGATAAAGACCTATGGGCGGTCGAATGCCAGTATTATATTTTTCCCCGCCATGTATAAAAGTATACCGAAATACAGCGATGAAAAAGGGCGTGAGCAGGCTACGATTCTGAAAATTGATCAGGATGTTTTCCTAAGAAGGCTAAGTTTTAAAATTAACCGGAGAACCTTTAGGAAGATCAAGTTTAGAATGAACATCTATAGTGTTAAAGCGGGACTGCCGGATCAATCTATACTTCACAAAGATGTGGTCTTTGACGTAAATGGCACCACCGAGACTCGCGCCCCCCGATCTGAAAGTATAGATCTGCGTCCTTACCACATACATATAAAGGGTCAAAAAGAAATAGCCGTTTCTCTGGCCATCCTCAATTTAGAACCATTGCCAGGAGATAGTACGCAGGCTACTTTCTTCATACCATCATTCCCCGGTCCATTGCGCTCAAGCCTGTACAGGATTAAAGCAGAAGCTCCGTGGCAAAAGGTGTCAAAATCTTATTTACTCGTAGAGCTTGAGGCATCCTCCATAAAGAATAGTAAGGATGATACACCCGGGAATCTGCCGGACACGGACGCCGAAATTATTGGGAACACCCCCTCGTTAAAAGGCCTGCTATACGGCAATAATCAGGGTAAACGTATTCGGGTTGACGAAGGTGAGATTTATTATGAATCATATGGCAAGGGCAGCCCGTTGTTTTTGCTGCATGGAAATAATGAGCGCATTAATTCATTCAGAGAACAAATTGAACCACTATCGCGACATTTCAAGGTAATAGCTTTGGACACCAGGGGCCAGGGCAATAGCACCAACAATAGTGCATCACCCTACACTTACGAACAATTTGCTCAAGACCTTTCGGTGGTAATGGATTCGCTATCTATAAAAAAGGCCAGCTTGCTTGGTTGGAGTGACGGAGGAAATACCGCATTGATTTTTGCCTTAAACCATCCTGAAAATGTAGAAAAAATGGTGCTCATGGGTGCAAACCTGTTTCCGGGTCCCGAGGCTATAGAAGAAGATGTTATCGAAGACTTTAAAAATCGCAGGGATAGCTTAATGAAACTACCCGATCCGGAGTCTCAAAATCAAATGCGCCTGGCTGATCTGGTTTTGAAAGAACCACATATAGACGATACAGCGTTACAACGTATAGCGGCACCTGTACTGGTAGTTGCCGGTGAATTTGATGTAGTAAAGAAGCAACACACTATGTTAATTCATTCCCTTATTAAGAATTCCCGACTCGAGATCATACCGGGTGGCGACCACTATGCTCCGCTTAAAGACCCAAAAGTTTTTAATAAAATCGTGCTCGACTGCCTGGTGCCGGGAAATAGCCTGGAATAG
- a CDS encoding NAD-dependent epimerase/dehydratase family protein, whose product MNGQSKKILVTGVTGLVGARLLPRLVDARFECYALVRGGKGVPAGVTAIEGDVLDAASLTEAVKEVSAVVHLAAVFRTQDIDLIWKVNLEGTRNLIDAVKMHAPNARFILASTSNVYNHNNPHPGREDDPVEPQHPYPASKVAAEAALRDSGLNWSVLRFPFVYGDGDGHLEALPKHMVAAKFHPAMRMSTIHHRDIYTAMKMALAGAMDQRIVNISDEAPTTIYELVRLVGETMESSSEPLENPWHLHTDCSLARSLGFQPTVRTVYQAFQEKLF is encoded by the coding sequence ATGAACGGACAAAGTAAAAAGATATTAGTTACCGGAGTAACAGGACTTGTAGGGGCGCGACTTTTACCACGCCTTGTTGATGCTAGATTTGAATGTTATGCCTTAGTACGCGGAGGCAAGGGTGTACCCGCGGGTGTAACAGCCATAGAGGGCGATGTGCTTGATGCTGCATCACTCACCGAAGCTGTAAAAGAAGTGTCGGCCGTTGTTCATTTGGCAGCCGTGTTTCGCACCCAGGATATAGACCTCATCTGGAAAGTAAACCTTGAAGGCACACGCAACCTTATTGATGCGGTAAAGATGCATGCACCAAACGCACGCTTCATACTGGCAAGCACCTCTAACGTTTACAACCATAACAATCCACACCCTGGCCGGGAGGATGATCCAGTCGAACCTCAACATCCTTATCCAGCCAGTAAGGTAGCAGCCGAAGCCGCATTACGCGACAGCGGATTAAACTGGTCAGTATTAAGATTCCCATTTGTTTATGGAGACGGCGACGGGCACCTGGAAGCGTTACCTAAACATATGGTTGCCGCGAAGTTTCATCCGGCCATGCGGATGAGCACCATCCATCATCGCGATATTTATACGGCTATGAAAATGGCTTTAGCCGGCGCAATGGACCAGCGTATCGTCAATATTTCGGATGAGGCGCCCACAACCATTTATGAATTGGTCAGGCTGGTTGGTGAAACCATGGAATCATCGTCTGAACCGCTGGAGAATCCGTGGCATCTTCATACGGACTGTTCGCTGGCGCGAAGTCTTGGTTTTCAGCCAACCGTCAGAACAGTTTACCAGGCTTTTCAGGAAAAGCTTTTTTAA
- a CDS encoding helix-turn-helix domain-containing protein yields the protein MSQNKQLPIRMVSPGFGHLSAENAKIHGLTKRLPYYLFLFVSDGSSKHGVDLEKFDIGKNELLFFLPHQIQQLPSAHGNDYYKLGFDEECLFRLPRQYSFLLDPLNQPKIGFEPAASARLKAIFKILQELLSTPDTDPELILAHLNSLLTEINTAYFAAGDKPAEDKLSKFIGFKVFVENNLTDHPTIRQIAEELAMSTDSLYQIVKQYSGVSPKEFITNRLILEARRRMYYGERSTVKELAFELGFNDPDYFSRLFKKVTGKTVAAFFQDLS from the coding sequence ATGAGCCAGAACAAACAGTTGCCGATCCGTATGGTATCACCCGGTTTTGGACATTTGTCAGCTGAAAATGCTAAAATTCACGGACTGACAAAACGATTGCCCTACTACTTATTTTTGTTCGTATCGGATGGCTCCAGCAAGCATGGCGTTGACCTTGAAAAGTTCGATATTGGCAAAAACGAGTTGCTCTTTTTCCTGCCTCATCAGATTCAACAGTTGCCGTCGGCGCATGGAAACGATTACTATAAACTGGGATTTGACGAAGAGTGCCTGTTCAGGCTACCGAGGCAATACTCCTTTCTTCTTGACCCGCTTAATCAACCAAAGATAGGTTTTGAACCTGCTGCTTCTGCCAGGCTTAAAGCCATCTTCAAAATACTTCAGGAACTTTTAAGCACTCCGGACACCGACCCGGAGCTCATCCTCGCACATCTTAACAGTCTGCTTACTGAGATTAATACAGCGTACTTTGCAGCCGGGGATAAACCGGCAGAGGACAAGCTCTCCAAATTTATCGGCTTCAAAGTCTTCGTAGAAAACAATTTAACGGACCATCCAACCATCAGGCAAATTGCCGAAGAATTAGCCATGAGCACGGATAGCCTGTACCAGATCGTTAAACAGTATTCCGGCGTTTCTCCTAAAGAGTTTATCACCAATCGCCTTATACTGGAAGCGCGGCGACGGATGTATTATGGGGAGCGCTCAACAGTCAAGGAACTGGCTTTTGAGTTAGGCTTTAATGACCCTGATTACTTTTCCCGGCTGTTTAAAAAAGTGACCGGAAAAACGGTAGCCGCATTCTTTCAGGATTTGTCCTGA
- a CDS encoding dihydrofolate reductase family protein → MKRVTYFCSMRKVSFCMNISLDGYCDHTLGEPSEEMMEYFAGLMDDVDLLFYGRVMYQLMFPYWADVARDRSGSAAEVRFAERLVSIDKVVVSRSLENVEGNTTIIRNDPTAELRKLKQQPGKTISVDTVSMLPELMAAGLVDEFHMVVHPVMAGNGRHLLDAGSLPENFKLELAETLIFKNGCVALHYRKRE, encoded by the coding sequence ATGAAGCGTGTCACTTATTTTTGTAGTATGAGAAAGGTATCATTTTGCATGAACATTAGTCTGGATGGTTATTGTGATCACACACTGGGCGAGCCAAGCGAAGAGATGATGGAATATTTCGCTGGATTGATGGATGATGTAGATCTGCTTTTTTATGGTCGCGTGATGTATCAGCTCATGTTTCCGTACTGGGCCGATGTTGCGAGGGACCGTTCCGGATCCGCGGCTGAAGTCCGGTTCGCGGAGAGGCTCGTCTCCATTGACAAAGTGGTGGTGTCGCGATCCCTGGAAAACGTTGAGGGCAACACAACGATCATACGGAATGACCCGACAGCGGAACTACGAAAGCTGAAACAACAGCCCGGCAAAACGATTTCGGTTGACACCGTAAGCATGTTACCGGAACTGATGGCAGCTGGCCTGGTGGATGAATTCCATATGGTGGTGCATCCTGTCATGGCGGGCAATGGCAGACATCTGCTGGATGCCGGCAGCCTTCCGGAGAACTTTAAGCTGGAACTGGCAGAAACGCTGATCTTCAAAAACGGATGCGTAGCGCTTCATTATCGCAAAAGGGAGTAA
- a CDS encoding helix-turn-helix domain-containing protein yields the protein MNWEDQLMYERKTPLTIDCGLHLTREVLNGKWKAALLNAISMDVKRPSEILRLLPGATRRVLNVQLKELEEHGMVEKKIYPQLPPKVEYSLTEIGWSLIPIIDAMNQWGDANRQFLETVITQDPKITQTSKSACQIHRRMAIDRKIV from the coding sequence TTGAATTGGGAGGATCAACTTATGTACGAAAGAAAAACACCCCTTACCATTGACTGCGGCCTGCACCTGACCAGGGAGGTGTTGAATGGCAAATGGAAAGCGGCCCTTCTCAATGCCATCTCGATGGATGTAAAACGGCCCAGCGAGATTTTGCGACTTTTGCCTGGCGCCACTCGCCGGGTACTGAACGTACAGCTTAAAGAATTGGAAGAGCATGGTATGGTAGAGAAAAAGATTTACCCCCAACTGCCGCCTAAAGTAGAATATTCACTAACAGAAATCGGTTGGTCGTTGATACCAATTATTGATGCCATGAACCAATGGGGCGATGCCAACCGGCAGTTTCTGGAAACAGTGATAACCCAGGATCCCAAGATCACTCAAACGTCGAAATCAGCCTGCCAGATTCATCGCCGTATGGCCATTGATCGGAAAATTGTATAG